The Thermus hydrothermalis nucleotide sequence GGCGGAAATCCTCGTGAACCCGTGGTTGGCGGGCCCCTACGCCAACTACTGGTTCCTGGTGGACGGCACCCGGCCCATCCGGCCCCTGGTCCTGCAGCGGCGCCGCGACCCCGAGTGGGTGGCCAAGGTGGACCCCGAGGACGAGAACGTCTTCAAGCACAACCAGTTCGTCTTCGGGGTGAGCGAGCGGAAGGCGGCGGGCTACCTCTACTGGCAGCTCGCCTACGGGTCCACGGGCGCCGGTAGCTGATGATCACCCTGGAGGACCTCCGCCACGCCTTACCTGAGGACGTCCTCCTCCAACTGGTGGACGAGGAGGGAGCGGGGGCCCTCACCCCCGAGGGGGAGGCCCGGGCCCAGGCCGCCCTCCGCGAGGCGTGGGGGGAGGTGGAAAGCTACCTGGCCCAGCGGTACGCTCTCCCCCTCCCTGCCTTGCCGGAGGTCCTCCGGGCCAAAGCGGTGGACATCGCCGTCTACCGCCTCATGATGCGGCGGGGCATCCGGCCCGGCACCGCCGACGAGGCGGTCATCGGGCGGTACCGGGACGCCGTGGCTTTCCTGAAGGACGTGGCCTTGGGCAGAGCCTCCCTCCCCTTACCGCCCGCCGGGGAGCCGGTGAGGCCCCGGGGAGGCGCCAGCCTCCGAGGGAAGCGGGTCTTCAGTCGGGAAAGCCTGGAGGACTTCTGATGGGCGTGCGGCTCACGGGGGACTGGCAGGAGCTCCACCGGGCCCTGCGGCGGGTTGTCCGCGGGGTGCCCGAGGAGGTGAAGCGGGCCATCGCCGAGGGCATCACGTCCCGGACCCTCCGGCGCTTTGACGAGCAACGGGCCCCCGACGGCTCCCCCTGGCCCCCCCTCTCCCCCGCCACCCTAATGGCGGAGGTGGGGCCCCGGGACCGCCTGAAGCGGGGAGGAATCTCGGCCCGGGCCCAGCGGCGCATGGCCTTGCGCAAGGCCCTCGTCCGCACCGGACGCCTGAAGAACTCCATCTCCTGGAAGGTGGCTGGGAACGCCATCGCCGTGGGCACGAACGTCCTCTACGCCCGGATCCACCAGTTCGGGGGACTGGCGGGACGGAACCGGAAGGTGCCCATCCCCGCCCGGCCCTTCCTGGGCATATCCCGTGAGGACCAGGAAGAGGCGGCGGAGCTCCTGCGGGCGTGGCTGAGGAGATCCCGATGATCGCCCCCGTGATCGGCTACCTGGCCGCGGCCTGCCGCCACGCCGGCCTCCCCCCGCAGCGGGTGCTGGTGGGGAAGACCCGGGAGGAGGCCTACCGCACCTCCCCCGCCGCCCTCATCCAGCCCATCACGGGGAGCCTCCGGCGGGACGGGAGCCGGGTGGTGGCCGGGCCTCCCCAAGCCCGGCGCCGGCTCTACCGCGGCCTAGCCCGCTTCCGGGTGGAGCTTTACGCCCGTACCCCGGAGGAGCGGGACCACATGCTGGCGGGGGTCCTCCACTACCTCTGGAACACCCCCCTGGTGGTGGGGGATGACCCCCAGGCCAAGCTGAACGACATCACCCTCTCGTTCATAGACGAGGAGGGCATTCTGGTGGGCGAAAACGCCGTGGCCTTGGAGGTCCCCGTGGAGATCGCCCTCTACGAAGACACCCCTTGGGTGCCCATCACCGTGGAAGTGGAGGAGATGGGCTTCGCAACGGAGGTCTAAGATGCCGGAAAAGGAGAAGGAACCGCCCGTGGAACACCCCACCGTGGAGGAGCACGCCGAGGCCCTGAAGGTGCCCGCTTGGGCCTTCGCCGGCCTCCGGGTGCGCATGGGATGGGCCGTGGGGACCCGCATCCCCCGCGCCCAGTTTGAACGGGCCCTGAGGGAGTTCCTGGAGGGGCCCACCGCAAAGGAGGGTAGCTGATGGCCCGTCTACCCGGCGTATACCCTGAGATCTTGGATGGCGGCCTGGGCATCGTGGCCCCGAGCGGCGAGGGGCAACGCGTGGTCGTGGGGGTGAGCGCCCAAGGACCCGTGGAGCAAATCCTGGGGTTCGCCGACCTGTCCCAGGTAGCCGCTACCCTGGGCTCGGGCCCGCTGGCCCGCGCCGTGGCCGACCAGCTCGCCTATGGGGGCGGACCCGTATACGCGGTGCGCGCCCGGGGCGACATCGCCGGTTCCGTGACGGCGGACAGCGCGAATCCCACCAGCCCCGGGGTGACCCTCACAGGGGACCCCCTGGACGCCTACGACATCGTGGTGAGGATCGTCCGGGGAGGGGCCCTGGGCACGGCCACCTTCACCTGGAGCCTGGACGGCGGGGATACGGTCAGTCTGGAAACCGTCACCGCCCCCACCTTCGCCCTGACCGGCACCGGGCTCACACTGAACTTCGCCACGGGCACCTACGCCGCCGGGGCCACCTACCGCTTCCGGACCACGGCTCCGAAGGCGAGCGTGGCGAGCGTCCAGGACGCCATTCGGGTCGCGCTGGACTCGCCCTTGAAGTACGAGTACATCCAGGTGGCTCAGCCCACGGACGCCGCCATGTGGGCGGCTTTGGACGCCCTCGCCCAGGAAGCCCTTAGCCGCTTCCGCTACATGTGGTTCCTCACGGAGACCGTTCCCCCCGGGAACGACGCGGACGCCTGGGTCAACGCTCGGCTCGCCGAGAAGCAGAACTTCACCTCGGACCGGGTCATGATCGTGGCCGCCTGGGCCGAGGTGGTGGACACCCTCACCGGCAGGCTGGAGGTGCAAAGCCTGGCCTCCCGGGTGGGGGCCCGCATCAGCAAAATCAAGCCCCACATCTCCCCCGCCTGGGTACGGCTCGGCCCCCTGCCGGGCGTGGTGCAGATGGCCCCCTTCGTGGAAACCTCCTTCGGCAAGCAGAGCCTTTTCAACAACGCCCACGCCCTGGCCTTGGACCAGGCCGGCTTCACCACCATGTACCGCCTGATCGGCCGCGACGGCTGGTACCTGGTGGAAGGGCGCATGGCCGCCGCGCCCACCAGCGACTTCAAACTGGTCCAGAACCGGCGCGTGATGGACAAGGCGGCTACCCAGGTCCGGGAGAGCCTCCTGGACTTCGTGCAGTGGCACGTGGACCCCTTGGTCCTGGACGCCAGCCTGGCCAGCCTCATCGCCCGGGCCTCCGCGCCCCTCCGCCTCATGCAGGCCGGTGGGGAGATCTCCCGCGGGCGGGTGGTGGTACCCCCCGGCCAGGATATCCTCGCCTCCCAACGGCTACGGCTTCAGGTGCGCATCGTGCCCCTCGGGTACCTGCGGGAGATCGAGGCCGAGCTCAGCTTCGAGAACCCCTTCCTCCAGGTGGCGTAAGGGAGGTGAAGCATGCCCATTAACGGCCGGTACTACGACTGGGAAAGCATTACCATCCAGGTGAACGGCGCCACCTTGGCGGACGTCCTTTCCATTGAGTACGAGGACTCCGAAAAGGTCAACGCCGTCTACGGGAAAGGCCGTACGCCGAGGGGCTACACCAAGGGGAACTGGGAGGGCTCTGGGAAGCTCACGCTCCTCCGGGAGGAGTACGAGCGGCTCGGGAACCCCTTCGCCCTAAAGCCTTTTGACATCGTGGTCTCCTACGCCAAAGAGGGGGGTACCAAGACCGATACCCTGAAGGAATGCCTCTTCACCAAGCGAAGCTTCAGCGGCGTGGAGCAGGATACCGAGCGCATCACCGTGGAGCTGGAGTTCACCATCCTGGGCGGCATTGAGCACAGCTAGGAGACGTTATGGCGCAAACCTTCTTTTCCCTCACCCACGGGGACCAGACCTACACCTTCCGCAAGCCCGACATCGCCCAGGTGGACCGCCTCCTGGCGCGCATGCCCAAGGCCCCCCTCTCCGCCGCCATTGACTTCACCCGGGAGTTGGCCTTGGAGCCCGAGGCCTGGGCCGCCGCCATCACCGCTTCCCCGGCCCTGGCCCTCACGGCCGCCAATGGCATCCTGGAGGCCCTGGGTTTCCAGGCCGGCTAGCTGAGCTG carries:
- a CDS encoding gp436 family protein, which produces MITLEDLRHALPEDVLLQLVDEEGAGALTPEGEARAQAALREAWGEVESYLAQRYALPLPALPEVLRAKAVDIAVYRLMMRRGIRPGTADEAVIGRYRDAVAFLKDVALGRASLPLPPAGEPVRPRGGASLRGKRVFSRESLEDF
- a CDS encoding phage virion morphogenesis protein, coding for MGVRLTGDWQELHRALRRVVRGVPEEVKRAIAEGITSRTLRRFDEQRAPDGSPWPPLSPATLMAEVGPRDRLKRGGISARAQRRMALRKALVRTGRLKNSISWKVAGNAIAVGTNVLYARIHQFGGLAGRNRKVPIPARPFLGISREDQEEAAELLRAWLRRSR
- a CDS encoding DUF2586 family protein — encoded protein: MARLPGVYPEILDGGLGIVAPSGEGQRVVVGVSAQGPVEQILGFADLSQVAATLGSGPLARAVADQLAYGGGPVYAVRARGDIAGSVTADSANPTSPGVTLTGDPLDAYDIVVRIVRGGALGTATFTWSLDGGDTVSLETVTAPTFALTGTGLTLNFATGTYAAGATYRFRTTAPKASVASVQDAIRVALDSPLKYEYIQVAQPTDAAMWAALDALAQEALSRFRYMWFLTETVPPGNDADAWVNARLAEKQNFTSDRVMIVAAWAEVVDTLTGRLEVQSLASRVGARISKIKPHISPAWVRLGPLPGVVQMAPFVETSFGKQSLFNNAHALALDQAGFTTMYRLIGRDGWYLVEGRMAAAPTSDFKLVQNRRVMDKAATQVRESLLDFVQWHVDPLVLDASLASLIARASAPLRLMQAGGEISRGRVVVPPGQDILASQRLRLQVRIVPLGYLREIEAELSFENPFLQVA